The following coding sequences are from one Salvia hispanica cultivar TCC Black 2014 chromosome 3, UniMelb_Shisp_WGS_1.0, whole genome shotgun sequence window:
- the LOC125208890 gene encoding probable protein S-acyltransferase 7: MPLIMHSPKLQRLRTVDHSSSSRLRVYQVWKGRNKFYCGGRIVFGPDIKSIFMTLSLILIPVIMFWVFVAKGLIISYSREGIILVVTSALLTAYIIVLLFLTSGSDPGIIPRNSQPPDPDDDSSGVSTDWGSSLSSAHGVPLTKNVYINGIVVKVKYCQTCMLYRPPRCSHCSICNNCVERFDHHCPWVGQCVGKRNYRYFFMFVSSTTLLCLHVLFSCSLNIRVVMNKHHCTPWMAIQQSPIAGMLIGYTFVICWFVGGLTMFHLYLISTNQTTYENFRYQYDRKMNPYNVGIFRNCMEVFCSRKPRSRNDFRALVRNDSPVNSYTGVTSDLEMGRRRGFDADDFEDPRNRIGHLGRLERCRTQPRHDHWEDRRGNWR, translated from the exons ATGCCGTTGATCATGCATTCCCCTAAATTGCAACGCCTCCGCACTGTCGATCACAGTAGCTCCTCTCGACTGCGTGTTTATCAAGTCTGGAAGGGGAGAAAT AAATTCTACTGTGGCGGCAGAATCGTATTTGGTCCAGATATCAAGTCTATTTTCATGACATTGTCTCTCATCCTGATTCCAGTGATCATGTTTTGGGTGTTTGTTGCCAAAGGGCTTATAATTTCGTATTCCCGTGAAGGAATTATTCTCGTTGTTACATCCGCGTTACTAACTGCATAT ATCATTGTTCTTCTATTTCTCACATCTGGAAGTGATCCTGGGATTATTCCCAGAAATTCTCAGCCTCCTGACCCCGATGATGATAGCTCTGGTGTATCCACGGATTGGGGTAGCAGCCTAAGTAGTGCACATGGTGTACCATTGACAAAAAATGTATACATAAACGGGATAGTTGTGAAGGTAAAATATTGTCAAACATGCATGTTATATCGGCCTCCACGATGCTCCCATTGCTCAATATGTAATAACTGTGTTGAGCGCTTTGATCACCATTGCCCGTGGGTGGGACAATGCGTTGGAAAG AGGAATTATAGGTACTTCTTCATGTTTGTGTCATCTACAACCCTCCTATGCTTGCATGTTCTATTTTCGTGCTCGCTAAACATCAGGGTAGTCATGAACAAGCACCACTGTACCCCGTGGATGGCTATCCAACAGTCACCCATTGCGGGGATGCTCATCGGGTATACCTTCGTGATTTGCTGGTTTGTTGGAGGCCTCACTATGTTTCACTTGTATCTAATCTCAACAAACCAG ACTACGTATGAGAATTTCCGGTACCAATATGATCGAAAGATGAATCCGTACAATGTTGGGATTTTTAGGAACTGTATGGAAGTGTTCTGCTCTAGGAAGCCACGTTCCCGGAATGACTTTAGGGCATTGGTCAGAAATGATTCGCCTGTTAATTCATACACGGGCGTGACATCAGATTTAGAGATGGGAAGGCGGCGAGGCTTTGATGCTGATGATTTTGAGGACCCGAGGAACCGGATTGGTCATTTGGGCAGACTGGAGAGGTGCAGGACTCAGCCAAGACATGATCACTGGGAAGATCGGAGAGGCAACTGGAGATGA